One Felis catus isolate Fca126 chromosome D1, F.catus_Fca126_mat1.0, whole genome shotgun sequence DNA segment encodes these proteins:
- the INCENP gene encoding inner centromere protein isoform X6, with amino-acid sequence MQNPVFTGLLKEQLEPMFFGLMPGVSLCVAQGACVWPLPAPHRATMGSTAPGPIHLLELCDQKLMEFICNVDNKDLVWLEEIEEEAQRMFTSEFSKEPELMPKTPSQKNRRKKRRVSYIQDENRDPIRKSRLSRRRTRSSQLSSRHLRSKDKVEKLATVVGENGSVLRRVTRAAAAAAAAATVALAAPSPTPESPTVLAKEPENSLAQGPLVPVVEIGVSERQSAELHLGRLKSARAPSPTPSLVAAAPASHSILISDEESTPQKPETGRLASVTVSSLMATPQDPKGRGGGASRSASKLRIAQASPGPQDLAGSPASPWQERVLAPILPDNCSTPTGAHIDPQSVRRSLIAPSSPGRQVSLAQKYSLVAKQEKPVRRSSRRIGKKATEEPAASARIICESGGPTGGHSYLERLLNIEVPQKVGPEQKRPSEEAEPAQAAEPEGPKQDRSTLWPRSATKIAISTPGSQPVAGGQETPSKGRQEPKTDQADGPKEPPQSVRRKRSYKQAVSELDEEPQLEDEELQPPRSKTPSPPCPASKVVRPLRTFLHTVQRNQMLMTPTSAPRSSVMKSFIKRNTPLRVDPKCSFVEKERQRLENLRRKEEAEQLRRQKVEEDKRRRLEEVKLKREERLRKVLQARERVEQMKEEKKKQIEQKFAQIDEKTEKVKEERLAEEKAKKKAAAKKMEEVEARRKQEEEARRLRRLQQDEEERQHQELLQKKREEEQERLRRAAEAKRLAEQREHERRREQERLQAERELQEKEKALRLERELEEKKKKEEQQRLAEERLLEEQQRKAREAAAASKGLNVTVDVQSPACTSYQMTPQGHRPPPKINPDNYGMDLNSDDSTDDEAHPRKPIPTWARGTQLSQAIIHQYHHPPNLLELFGTILPLDLEDIFKKSKPRYHKRTSSAVWNSPPLLGPRVPSSLAYGLKKY; translated from the exons ATGCAGAACCCTGTGTTCACTGGCCTCTTGAAGGAGCAGTTGGAACCCATGTTCTTTGGCCTGATGCCAGGGGTCAGCTTGTGTGTAGCTCAGGGTGCCTGTGTCTGGCCTTTGCCCGCCCCCCACAG AGCCACCATGGGGTCCACAGCCCCGGGGCCCATTCACCTGCTGGAGCTGTGTGACCAGAAGCTCATGGAGTTTATCTGCAACGTGGACAATAAGGACTTGGTGTGGCTTGAAGAGATTGAGGAGGAGGCCCAACGCATGTTCACCAG TGAATTCAGCAAGGAGCCCGAGCTGATGCCCAAAACACCTTCTCAGAAGAACCGACGGAAGAAGAGACGGGTTTCTTACATTCAGGATGAAAACAGAGACCCCATCCGGAAAAG CAGGTTGTCCCGCAGAAGGACCCGGAGCAGCCAGCTGAGCTCCCGGCACCTCCGCAGCAAGGACAAGGTGGAGAAGCTGGCCACGGTGGTCGGGGAGAACGGCTCCGTCCTGCGGCGGGTGACCCGGGctgcggccgcggcggcggcggcagccaCCGTAGCATTGGCTGCTCCTTCGCCCACCCCCGAGTCTCCCACAGTGCTGGCCAAAGAGCCTGAAAATAGCCTGGCCCAGGGCCCGCTGGTGCCTGTGGTGGAGATCGGCGTCAGCGAGCGCCAGAGTGCCGAGCTGCACCTGGGCCGGCTCAAGTCTGCCCGGGCTCCTTCCCCGACTCCGTCCCTTGTAGCCGCGGCTCCCGCCTCCCACAGCATCTTGATATCCGATGAGGAATCAACACCCCAGAAGCCGGAGACTGGGAGACTGGCGTCTGTCACCGTGAGCTCCCTGATGGCTACACCCCAGGACCCCAAGGGCCGAGGGGGCGGAGCCAGCCGGTCCGCCTCCAAGCTCAGGATTGCGCAGGCCTCCCCGGGCCCGCAGGATTTGGCGGGCTCTCCGGCCTCGCCGTGGCAGGAGCGGGTGCTGGCTCCCATCCTGCCCGATAACTGCTCCACGCCCACGGGCGCCCACATAGACCCGCAATCCGTGCGGCGCAGCCTGATTGCCCCGTCCTCCCCGGGCCGCCAGGTCTCGCTGGCCCAGAAGTACTCCCTGGTGGCCAAACAGGAGAAGCCAGTCCGCAGGTCAAGCAGAAGGATTGGCAAGAAAGCCACTGAAGAGCCAGCTGCCTCCGCCCGTATCATCTGTGAGTCCGGGGGCCCAACAGGAG GTCACAGTTACCTGGAGAGGCTCCTGAATATTGAGGTGCCCCAGAAAGTTGG CCCTGAGCAGAAGCGGCCCAGCGAGGAGGCCGAGCCTGCACAGGCGGCTGAGCCAGAG gGCCCCAAGCAAGACAGGAGTACCCTGTGGCCCCGCAGTGCCACCAAGATCGCCATTAGCACACCTGGCTCGCAGCCTGTGGCTGGTGGCCAGGAGACGCCCTCCAAAGGACGGCAAG AGCCCAAGACTGACCAAGCAGATGGCCCCAAGGAGCCACCCCAGAGTGTCAG GAGGAAGCGCAGCTACAAGCAGGCCGTGAGTGAGCTGGACGAGGAGCCGCAGCTGGAGGACGAGGAGCTGCAGCCCCCCAGGAGCAagaccccttccccaccctgcccgGCCAGCAAG GTGGTGCGGCCCCTCCGGACCTTCCTGCACACCGTGCAGAGGAACCAAATGCTCATGACTCCGACCTCAGCCCCCCGCAGCAGTGTCATGAAATCCTTCATTAAGCGCAACACTCCCCTGCGCGTGGACCCTAAG TGCAGCTTCGTT GAGAAGGAGCGGCAGCGCCTGGAGAACCTGCGGAGGAAGGAGGAGGCGGAGCAGCTCCGCAggcagaaggtggaggaggaCAAGCGGCGGCGGCTGGAGGAGGTGAAGCT GAAGCGGGAGGAGCGCCTCCGCAAGGTGCTGCAGGCCCGGGAGCGGGTGGAGCAgatgaaggaggagaagaagaagcagATCGAGCAGAAGTTTGCTCAGATCGACGAGAAGACCGAGAAG GTTAAGGAGGAGCGGCTGGCGGAAGAGAAAGCCAAGAAGAAGGCAGCAGCCAAGAAGATGGAGGAGGTGGAGGCGCGCcgcaagcaggaggaggaggcgcGGAGGCTCAGGCGGCTACAACAG GATGAGGAAGAGCGGCAGCACCAGGAGCTGctgcagaagaagagggaggaggagcaggagcggCTGCGCAGGGCGGCCGAGGCCAAGAGGCTGGCGGAGCAGCGGGAGCACGAACGCAGGAGGGAGCAGGAGCGGCTCCAGGCCGAGAG GGAGCTGCAGGAGAAGGAGAAGGCCCTGCGGCTGGAgagggagctggaggagaagaagaaaaag GAAGAGCAGCAACGCCTGGCCGAGGAGCGGCTGCTGGAGGAGCAGCAGAGGAAAGCCAGGGAGGCCGCGGCGGCCAGCAAAGGCCTGAATGTGACCGTGGACGTGCAG TCTCCAGCTTGTACCTCCTATCAGATGACTCCACAGGGGCACAGGCCGCCCCCCAAGATCAACCCGGATAACTACGGGATGGATCTGAATAGCGATGATTCCACCGATGACGAGGCCCATCCCCGCAAGCCCATCCCCACCTGGGCCAGAG GCACTCAGCTAAGCCAGGCCATCATCCACCAGTACCACCACCCCCCAAACCTGCTCGAGCTCTTTGGAACCATCCTCCCGCTGGACTTGGAGGACATCTTCAAGAAGAGCAAGCCTCGCTACCACAAGCGCACCAGCTCTGCCGTCTGGAACTCGCCGCCCCTGCTGGGCCCCAGGGTCCCCAGCAGCCTGGCCTATGGCCTGAAGAAGTACTGA
- the INCENP gene encoding inner centromere protein isoform X8, giving the protein MQNPVFTGLLKEQLEPMFFGLMPGVSLCVAQGACVWPLPAPHRATMGSTAPGPIHLLELCDQKLMEFICNVDNKDLVWLEEIEEEAQRMFTSEFSKEPELMPKTPSQKNRRKKRRVSYIQDENRDPIRKRLSRRRTRSSQLSSRHLRSKDKVEKLATVVGENGSVLRRVTRAAAAAAAAATVALAAPSPTPESPTVLAKEPENSLAQGPLVPVVEIGVSERQSAELHLGRLKSARAPSPTPSLVAAAPASHSILISDEESTPQKPETGRLASVTVSSLMATPQDPKGRGGGASRSASKLRIAQASPGPQDLAGSPASPWQERVLAPILPDNCSTPTGAHIDPQSVRRSLIAPSSPGRQVSLAQKYSLVAKQEKPVRRSSRRIGKKATEEPAASARIICHSYLERLLNIEVPQKVGPEQKRPSEEAEPAQAAEPEGPKQDRSTLWPRSATKIAISTPGSQPVAGGQETPSKGRQEPKTDQADGPKEPPQSVRRKRSYKQAVSELDEEPQLEDEELQPPRSKTPSPPCPASKVVRPLRTFLHTVQRNQMLMTPTSAPRSSVMKSFIKRNTPLRVDPKCSFVEKERQRLENLRRKEEAEQLRRQKVEEDKRRRLEEVKLKREERLRKVLQARERVEQMKEEKKKQIEQKFAQIDEKTEKVKEERLAEEKAKKKAAAKKMEEVEARRKQEEEARRLRRLQQDEEERQHQELLQKKREEEQERLRRAAEAKRLAEQREHERRREQERLQAERELQEKEKALRLERELEEKKKKEEQQRLAEERLLEEQQRKAREAAAASKGLNVTVDVQSPACTSYQMTPQGHRPPPKINPDNYGMDLNSDDSTDDEAHPRKPIPTWARGTQLSQAIIHQYHHPPNLLELFGTILPLDLEDIFKKSKPRYHKRTSSAVWNSPPLLGPRVPSSLAYGLKKY; this is encoded by the exons ATGCAGAACCCTGTGTTCACTGGCCTCTTGAAGGAGCAGTTGGAACCCATGTTCTTTGGCCTGATGCCAGGGGTCAGCTTGTGTGTAGCTCAGGGTGCCTGTGTCTGGCCTTTGCCCGCCCCCCACAG AGCCACCATGGGGTCCACAGCCCCGGGGCCCATTCACCTGCTGGAGCTGTGTGACCAGAAGCTCATGGAGTTTATCTGCAACGTGGACAATAAGGACTTGGTGTGGCTTGAAGAGATTGAGGAGGAGGCCCAACGCATGTTCACCAG TGAATTCAGCAAGGAGCCCGAGCTGATGCCCAAAACACCTTCTCAGAAGAACCGACGGAAGAAGAGACGGGTTTCTTACATTCAGGATGAAAACAGAGACCCCATCCGGAAAAG GTTGTCCCGCAGAAGGACCCGGAGCAGCCAGCTGAGCTCCCGGCACCTCCGCAGCAAGGACAAGGTGGAGAAGCTGGCCACGGTGGTCGGGGAGAACGGCTCCGTCCTGCGGCGGGTGACCCGGGctgcggccgcggcggcggcggcagccaCCGTAGCATTGGCTGCTCCTTCGCCCACCCCCGAGTCTCCCACAGTGCTGGCCAAAGAGCCTGAAAATAGCCTGGCCCAGGGCCCGCTGGTGCCTGTGGTGGAGATCGGCGTCAGCGAGCGCCAGAGTGCCGAGCTGCACCTGGGCCGGCTCAAGTCTGCCCGGGCTCCTTCCCCGACTCCGTCCCTTGTAGCCGCGGCTCCCGCCTCCCACAGCATCTTGATATCCGATGAGGAATCAACACCCCAGAAGCCGGAGACTGGGAGACTGGCGTCTGTCACCGTGAGCTCCCTGATGGCTACACCCCAGGACCCCAAGGGCCGAGGGGGCGGAGCCAGCCGGTCCGCCTCCAAGCTCAGGATTGCGCAGGCCTCCCCGGGCCCGCAGGATTTGGCGGGCTCTCCGGCCTCGCCGTGGCAGGAGCGGGTGCTGGCTCCCATCCTGCCCGATAACTGCTCCACGCCCACGGGCGCCCACATAGACCCGCAATCCGTGCGGCGCAGCCTGATTGCCCCGTCCTCCCCGGGCCGCCAGGTCTCGCTGGCCCAGAAGTACTCCCTGGTGGCCAAACAGGAGAAGCCAGTCCGCAGGTCAAGCAGAAGGATTGGCAAGAAAGCCACTGAAGAGCCAGCTGCCTCCGCCCGTATCATCT GTCACAGTTACCTGGAGAGGCTCCTGAATATTGAGGTGCCCCAGAAAGTTGG CCCTGAGCAGAAGCGGCCCAGCGAGGAGGCCGAGCCTGCACAGGCGGCTGAGCCAGAG gGCCCCAAGCAAGACAGGAGTACCCTGTGGCCCCGCAGTGCCACCAAGATCGCCATTAGCACACCTGGCTCGCAGCCTGTGGCTGGTGGCCAGGAGACGCCCTCCAAAGGACGGCAAG AGCCCAAGACTGACCAAGCAGATGGCCCCAAGGAGCCACCCCAGAGTGTCAG GAGGAAGCGCAGCTACAAGCAGGCCGTGAGTGAGCTGGACGAGGAGCCGCAGCTGGAGGACGAGGAGCTGCAGCCCCCCAGGAGCAagaccccttccccaccctgcccgGCCAGCAAG GTGGTGCGGCCCCTCCGGACCTTCCTGCACACCGTGCAGAGGAACCAAATGCTCATGACTCCGACCTCAGCCCCCCGCAGCAGTGTCATGAAATCCTTCATTAAGCGCAACACTCCCCTGCGCGTGGACCCTAAG TGCAGCTTCGTT GAGAAGGAGCGGCAGCGCCTGGAGAACCTGCGGAGGAAGGAGGAGGCGGAGCAGCTCCGCAggcagaaggtggaggaggaCAAGCGGCGGCGGCTGGAGGAGGTGAAGCT GAAGCGGGAGGAGCGCCTCCGCAAGGTGCTGCAGGCCCGGGAGCGGGTGGAGCAgatgaaggaggagaagaagaagcagATCGAGCAGAAGTTTGCTCAGATCGACGAGAAGACCGAGAAG GTTAAGGAGGAGCGGCTGGCGGAAGAGAAAGCCAAGAAGAAGGCAGCAGCCAAGAAGATGGAGGAGGTGGAGGCGCGCcgcaagcaggaggaggaggcgcGGAGGCTCAGGCGGCTACAACAG GATGAGGAAGAGCGGCAGCACCAGGAGCTGctgcagaagaagagggaggaggagcaggagcggCTGCGCAGGGCGGCCGAGGCCAAGAGGCTGGCGGAGCAGCGGGAGCACGAACGCAGGAGGGAGCAGGAGCGGCTCCAGGCCGAGAG GGAGCTGCAGGAGAAGGAGAAGGCCCTGCGGCTGGAgagggagctggaggagaagaagaaaaag GAAGAGCAGCAACGCCTGGCCGAGGAGCGGCTGCTGGAGGAGCAGCAGAGGAAAGCCAGGGAGGCCGCGGCGGCCAGCAAAGGCCTGAATGTGACCGTGGACGTGCAG TCTCCAGCTTGTACCTCCTATCAGATGACTCCACAGGGGCACAGGCCGCCCCCCAAGATCAACCCGGATAACTACGGGATGGATCTGAATAGCGATGATTCCACCGATGACGAGGCCCATCCCCGCAAGCCCATCCCCACCTGGGCCAGAG GCACTCAGCTAAGCCAGGCCATCATCCACCAGTACCACCACCCCCCAAACCTGCTCGAGCTCTTTGGAACCATCCTCCCGCTGGACTTGGAGGACATCTTCAAGAAGAGCAAGCCTCGCTACCACAAGCGCACCAGCTCTGCCGTCTGGAACTCGCCGCCCCTGCTGGGCCCCAGGGTCCCCAGCAGCCTGGCCTATGGCCTGAAGAAGTACTGA
- the INCENP gene encoding inner centromere protein isoform X7 codes for MQNPVFTGLLKEQLEPMFFGLMPGVSLCVAQGACVWPLPAPHRATMGSTAPGPIHLLELCDQKLMEFICNVDNKDLVWLEEIEEEAQRMFTSEFSKEPELMPKTPSQKNRRKKRRVSYIQDENRDPIRKSRLSRRRTRSSQLSSRHLRSKDKVEKLATVVGENGSVLRRVTRAAAAAAAAATVALAAPSPTPESPTVLAKEPENSLAQGPLVPVVEIGVSERQSAELHLGRLKSARAPSPTPSLVAAAPASHSILISDEESTPQKPETGRLASVTVSSLMATPQDPKGRGGGASRSASKLRIAQASPGPQDLAGSPASPWQERVLAPILPDNCSTPTGAHIDPQSVRRSLIAPSSPGRQVSLAQKYSLVAKQEKPVRRSSRRIGKKATEEPAASARIICESGGPTGGHSYLERLLNIEVPQKVGPEQKRPSEEAEPAQAAEPEGPKQDRSTLWPRSATKIAISTPGSQPVAGGQETPSKGRQEPKTDQADGPKEPPQSVRRKRSYKQAVSELDEEPQLEDEELQPPRSKTPSPPCPASKVVRPLRTFLHTVQRNQMLMTPTSAPRSSVMKSFIKRNTPLRVDPKEKERQRLENLRRKEEAEQLRRQKVEEDKRRRLEEVKLKREERLRKVLQARERVEQMKEEKKKQIEQKFAQIDEKTEKVKEERLAEEKAKKKAAAKKMEEVEARRKQEEEARRLRRLQQDEEERQHQELLQKKREEEQERLRRAAEAKRLAEQREHERRREQERLQAERELQEKEKALRLERELEEKKKKEEQQRLAEERLLEEQQRKAREAAAASKGLNVTVDVQSPACTSYQMTPQGHRPPPKINPDNYGMDLNSDDSTDDEAHPRKPIPTWARGTQLSQAIIHQYHHPPNLLELFGTILPLDLEDIFKKSKPRYHKRTSSAVWNSPPLLGPRVPSSLAYGLKKY; via the exons ATGCAGAACCCTGTGTTCACTGGCCTCTTGAAGGAGCAGTTGGAACCCATGTTCTTTGGCCTGATGCCAGGGGTCAGCTTGTGTGTAGCTCAGGGTGCCTGTGTCTGGCCTTTGCCCGCCCCCCACAG AGCCACCATGGGGTCCACAGCCCCGGGGCCCATTCACCTGCTGGAGCTGTGTGACCAGAAGCTCATGGAGTTTATCTGCAACGTGGACAATAAGGACTTGGTGTGGCTTGAAGAGATTGAGGAGGAGGCCCAACGCATGTTCACCAG TGAATTCAGCAAGGAGCCCGAGCTGATGCCCAAAACACCTTCTCAGAAGAACCGACGGAAGAAGAGACGGGTTTCTTACATTCAGGATGAAAACAGAGACCCCATCCGGAAAAG CAGGTTGTCCCGCAGAAGGACCCGGAGCAGCCAGCTGAGCTCCCGGCACCTCCGCAGCAAGGACAAGGTGGAGAAGCTGGCCACGGTGGTCGGGGAGAACGGCTCCGTCCTGCGGCGGGTGACCCGGGctgcggccgcggcggcggcggcagccaCCGTAGCATTGGCTGCTCCTTCGCCCACCCCCGAGTCTCCCACAGTGCTGGCCAAAGAGCCTGAAAATAGCCTGGCCCAGGGCCCGCTGGTGCCTGTGGTGGAGATCGGCGTCAGCGAGCGCCAGAGTGCCGAGCTGCACCTGGGCCGGCTCAAGTCTGCCCGGGCTCCTTCCCCGACTCCGTCCCTTGTAGCCGCGGCTCCCGCCTCCCACAGCATCTTGATATCCGATGAGGAATCAACACCCCAGAAGCCGGAGACTGGGAGACTGGCGTCTGTCACCGTGAGCTCCCTGATGGCTACACCCCAGGACCCCAAGGGCCGAGGGGGCGGAGCCAGCCGGTCCGCCTCCAAGCTCAGGATTGCGCAGGCCTCCCCGGGCCCGCAGGATTTGGCGGGCTCTCCGGCCTCGCCGTGGCAGGAGCGGGTGCTGGCTCCCATCCTGCCCGATAACTGCTCCACGCCCACGGGCGCCCACATAGACCCGCAATCCGTGCGGCGCAGCCTGATTGCCCCGTCCTCCCCGGGCCGCCAGGTCTCGCTGGCCCAGAAGTACTCCCTGGTGGCCAAACAGGAGAAGCCAGTCCGCAGGTCAAGCAGAAGGATTGGCAAGAAAGCCACTGAAGAGCCAGCTGCCTCCGCCCGTATCATCTGTGAGTCCGGGGGCCCAACAGGAG GTCACAGTTACCTGGAGAGGCTCCTGAATATTGAGGTGCCCCAGAAAGTTGG CCCTGAGCAGAAGCGGCCCAGCGAGGAGGCCGAGCCTGCACAGGCGGCTGAGCCAGAG gGCCCCAAGCAAGACAGGAGTACCCTGTGGCCCCGCAGTGCCACCAAGATCGCCATTAGCACACCTGGCTCGCAGCCTGTGGCTGGTGGCCAGGAGACGCCCTCCAAAGGACGGCAAG AGCCCAAGACTGACCAAGCAGATGGCCCCAAGGAGCCACCCCAGAGTGTCAG GAGGAAGCGCAGCTACAAGCAGGCCGTGAGTGAGCTGGACGAGGAGCCGCAGCTGGAGGACGAGGAGCTGCAGCCCCCCAGGAGCAagaccccttccccaccctgcccgGCCAGCAAG GTGGTGCGGCCCCTCCGGACCTTCCTGCACACCGTGCAGAGGAACCAAATGCTCATGACTCCGACCTCAGCCCCCCGCAGCAGTGTCATGAAATCCTTCATTAAGCGCAACACTCCCCTGCGCGTGGACCCTAAG GAGAAGGAGCGGCAGCGCCTGGAGAACCTGCGGAGGAAGGAGGAGGCGGAGCAGCTCCGCAggcagaaggtggaggaggaCAAGCGGCGGCGGCTGGAGGAGGTGAAGCT GAAGCGGGAGGAGCGCCTCCGCAAGGTGCTGCAGGCCCGGGAGCGGGTGGAGCAgatgaaggaggagaagaagaagcagATCGAGCAGAAGTTTGCTCAGATCGACGAGAAGACCGAGAAG GTTAAGGAGGAGCGGCTGGCGGAAGAGAAAGCCAAGAAGAAGGCAGCAGCCAAGAAGATGGAGGAGGTGGAGGCGCGCcgcaagcaggaggaggaggcgcGGAGGCTCAGGCGGCTACAACAG GATGAGGAAGAGCGGCAGCACCAGGAGCTGctgcagaagaagagggaggaggagcaggagcggCTGCGCAGGGCGGCCGAGGCCAAGAGGCTGGCGGAGCAGCGGGAGCACGAACGCAGGAGGGAGCAGGAGCGGCTCCAGGCCGAGAG GGAGCTGCAGGAGAAGGAGAAGGCCCTGCGGCTGGAgagggagctggaggagaagaagaaaaag GAAGAGCAGCAACGCCTGGCCGAGGAGCGGCTGCTGGAGGAGCAGCAGAGGAAAGCCAGGGAGGCCGCGGCGGCCAGCAAAGGCCTGAATGTGACCGTGGACGTGCAG TCTCCAGCTTGTACCTCCTATCAGATGACTCCACAGGGGCACAGGCCGCCCCCCAAGATCAACCCGGATAACTACGGGATGGATCTGAATAGCGATGATTCCACCGATGACGAGGCCCATCCCCGCAAGCCCATCCCCACCTGGGCCAGAG GCACTCAGCTAAGCCAGGCCATCATCCACCAGTACCACCACCCCCCAAACCTGCTCGAGCTCTTTGGAACCATCCTCCCGCTGGACTTGGAGGACATCTTCAAGAAGAGCAAGCCTCGCTACCACAAGCGCACCAGCTCTGCCGTCTGGAACTCGCCGCCCCTGCTGGGCCCCAGGGTCCCCAGCAGCCTGGCCTATGGCCTGAAGAAGTACTGA